The Malus domestica chromosome 06, GDT2T_hap1 genome has a segment encoding these proteins:
- the LOC103436779 gene encoding replication protein A 70 kDa DNA-binding subunit E gives MDVRLTEGAIMKMCTEELNDGSFQPILQVMDVKLVHTAARNGAQPGQDKERYRVVISDGSHYQQGMLGTQKNTLVRQGMLQSGSIVCMKQFTCNAIQNRLIIIIIELDLVLDKCDFIGNPVPGPKYSNAQSSGTSPGNSQSLGGTAHSGSTVHQTGTGATPEQPRVNQSFGSAASAYSSNAEPGRNATMNTPPNYPKPESGFGFPGSAPSSGSYGNQSIGFHNPRSEVPQPPPNSYARPPQPAYQQPPPVYTNRGPVAKNDAPPRIMPIAALNPYQGRWTIKARVTAKGELRRYNNTRGDGKVFSFDLLDAHNGEIRATCFNAVADQFYNQIEVGKIYLVSRGSLKPAQKNFNHLNNDHEILLDNSSVIQSCSEDDGSIPHHNFNFSPINLVEGLENNTIVDVIGVVSFISPPASIMRKNGVETQKRTLHLKDMSGRSVEVTLWGNLCNAEGQRLQVMCDSGLFPVLAVKGARVNDFNGKAVGTISTSQLLIEPNIEKAQEVRNWFEKEGKNTSCISISRETAGVGRTENRKTLSQIKDEKLGTSEKPDWITVGATISFIKVDSFCYSACPLMIGDRQCSKKVTNNGDGTWRCERCNESVEACDYRYILQFQTQDHTDSTWVTAFQEGGEEIMGIPAKDLYFIKFEEQDDEKFAEIIQKVLFTKFIFKLKVKEETFSDEQRVKSTVIKAEKVNHSSHARFHLELMDKLKMENISASASKGDNVMPSAGMNVAGVGNTAIRQPTPAVNVGYSNNAGREFGAPENQAGHHGNQYGGTFLSGGSAGSYQICKSCGDAGHSSMNCPTVMNGPGQSSGVGYNNRVSSRPGISNTSGECYKCHQPGHWARDCPGLNTTPAYGSSGINRGTYGVSN, from the exons ATGGATGTGAGGTTAACAGAAGGGGCGATAATGAAGATGTGCACAGAGGAGCTCAACGACGGGAGCTTTCAGCCCATCCTGCAAGTGATGGACGTGAAGCTGGTCCATACGGCGGCGCGAAATGGAGCTCAGCCGGGCCAAGATAAGGAGAGATACAGGGTTGTGATCTCCGACGGGTCGCACTACCAGCAGGGGATGCTGGGCACCCAGAAGAACACACTGGTTCGGCAAGGTATGCTTCAGAGCGGCTCCATCGTCTGCATGAAACAGTTCACCTGCAACGCAATCCAAAACCGCCT GATTATCATTATAATTGAATTGGATTTGGTGCTTGACAAATGTGATTTCATTGGCAATCCTGTACCGGGACCTAAGTATTCGAATGCACAGTCGTCAGGGACGTCACCTGGAAATTCTCAATCTCTTGGTGGCACTGCACATTCTGGCAGCACAGTTCATCAAACTGGCACGGGGGCTACTCCAGAACAGCCTAGAGTAAATCAATCATTTGGTAGCGCAGCTAGTGCTTACTCTAGTAATGCTGAGCCAGGAAGAAATGCTACTATGAATACACCTCCCAATTACCCTAAACCAGAGTCTGGATTTGGTTTTCCTGGATCAGCACCATCAAGTGGGTCATATGGcaatcagagcataggttttcACAACCCTAGATCTGAGGTTCCTCAGCCACCACCAAATTCATATGCCCGCCCACCTCAGCCCGCATATCAGCAGCCACCTCCGGTGTATACTAATAGAGGACCAGTTGCCAAAAATGATGCTCCTCCAAGAATAATGCCAATTGCTGCTCTGAATCCATATCAAGGAAGGTGGACAATCAAGGCTAGAGTGACAGCTAAAGGAGAACTTAGGCGCTATAACAATACTCGTGGCGATGGGAAAGTATTTTCTTTTGATCTTCTTGATGCTCATAATGGAGAAATTCGAGCAACCTGTTTTAATGCTGTGGCTGATCAATTCTACAACCAGATTGAAGTTGGTAAGATTTATTTGGTCTCCAGGGGTAGTTTAAAACCAGCTCAAAAGAATTTCAACCACCTCAACAATGACCATGAAATTCTTTTAGATAACTCATCAGTAATACAGTCATGTTCTGAGGATGATGGTTCAATTCCACATCATAATTTCAATTTCAGTCCAATAAATCTTGTTGAAGGCTTGGAGAACAACACTAttgtggatgtaataggtgtggTATCATTTATCAGTCCCCCTGCCTCTATAATGAGGAAAAATGGTGTTGAGACTCAGAAGAGAACCCTCCACTTGAAGGACATGTCTGGTCGTAGTGTTGAAGTAACTCTTTGGGGAAATTTGTGCAATGCAGAAGGACAAAGACTGCAGGTTATGTGTGATTCTGGTCTATTCCCGGTGCTTGCTGTAAAAGGTGCTAGAGTCAATGACTTCAATGGGAAGGCGGTGGGGACCATTTCCACAAGTCAGCTTCTGATAGAGCCTAATATCGAGAAGGCTCAGGAGGTGAGGAACTGGTTtgagaaggaaggaaagaatacCTCATGTATCTCTATTTCCAGGGAAACGGCAGGTGTGGGTAGAACAGAGAACCGAAAGACGTTATCCCAAATTAAAGATGAGAAGCTAGGGACTTCCGAGAAGCCAGATTGGATCACAGTTGGTgcaaccatttcatttataaaGGTTGATAGTTTTTGCTATTCAGCATGCCCACTCATGATTGGTGATCGACAATGCAGCAAAAAGGTTACAAATAATGGAGATGGGACTTGGAGGTGTGAAAGATGCAATGAGTCCGTAGAAGCATGTGACTACAGATATATACTCCAGTTTCAGACACAGGACCATACTGACTCAACATGGGTAACTGCATTTCAGGAGGGTGGTGAGGAAATCATGGGAATACCTGCAAAAGATTTGTATTTTATCAAATTTGAAGAGCAAGATGATGAGAAGTTTGCAGAAATCATTCAGAAGGTTCTCTTTACCAAATTCATTTTCAAGTTGAAAGTAAAGGAGGAGACTTTTAGTGATGAGCAACGTGTAAAATCAACAGTTATCAAAGCCGAGAAAGTGAACCATTCATCGCATGCTAGATTTCATTTGGAATTGATGGATAAACTTAAGATGGAAAATATTAGTGCTTCTGCCTCCAAAGGGGACAATGTAATGCCTAGCGCCGGAATGAATGTTGCTGGAGTTGGGAACACTGCAATTAGACAGCCCACTCCTGCTGTGAATGTTGGTTATAGTAACAATGCTGGTAGAGAATTTGGAGCACCAGAAAATCAAGCGGGTCACCATGGGAATCAGTATGGCGGTACGTTCCTTTCAGGGGGTTCTGCTGGTTCATATCAAATATGCAAGAGTTGTGGGGATGCTGGCCATAGCTCAATGAACTGCCCAACTGTAATGAATGGCCCAGGACAGTCATCAGGAGTGGGCTATAACAATAGAGTGTCTTCTAGGCCAGGTATCAGCAATACTTCTGGTGAATGCTACAAATGCCACCAACCTGGACACTGGGCAAGAGACTGTCCTGGGTTAAACACTACTCCAGCTTATGGAAGCAGTGGAATCAACCGTGGGACATATGGTGTTTCAAATTAA
- the LOC103436780 gene encoding uncharacterized protein isoform X2, protein MDSEEASAKGSVANLILRWSLCLLLPILAFFSLSLFVAFVAVFVADSSIPSPISVPSQCRIVSSSVDLKSSKVCELGLFNYKAKHVFYPFEGRRFRCRYDYYWASIFKVEYKDQSSGQTQLALAEAPDEALPLNCRPNFGAAWLTKDKFKGDEDFTRLDFQPETKRVLQVGNHSWSC, encoded by the exons ATGGATTCTGAGGAGGCCTCTGCGAAGGGCAGCGTGGCCAATTTAATACTCCGGTGGTCTCTGTGTCTCCTTCTCCCTATCCTTGCTTTCTTTTCACTATCGCTTTTCGTCGCTTTCGTCGCCGTTTTCGTCGCCGATTCCTCAATTCCGAGCCCAATTTCCGTGCCCTCTCAGTGCAGGATCGTCTCAAGCA GTGTTGATCTTAAGTCATCTAAGGtgtgtgagcttggattgttcaATTATAAAGCCAAGCATGTGTTTTATCCTTTTGAGGGAAGAAGATTTCGTTGCCGTTATGATTACTACTGGGCTTCAATTTTTAAG GTGGAATACAAAGATCAGTCTTCTGGTCAGACTCAGCTTGCATTAGCTGAGGCTCCAGATGAGGCCCTTCCTCTTAATTGCAGACCTAATTTTGGTGCTGCATGGCTGACCAAAGACAAATTCAAG GGCGACGAAGATTTTACACGCCTGGATTTTCAGCCAGAAACGAAGCGTGTTTTGCAGGTGGGAAACCATAGCTGGAGTTGTTAG
- the LOC103436780 gene encoding uncharacterized protein isoform X1 produces the protein MDSEEASAKGSVANLILRWSLCLLLPILAFFSLSLFVAFVAVFVADSSIPSPISVPSQCRIVSSSVDLKSSKVCELGLFNYKAKHVFYPFEGRRFRCRYDYYWASIFKVEYKDQSSGQTQLALAEAPDEALPLNCRPNFGAAWLTKDKFKVNETYDCWYTYGISKVSLYHDGFFSCQAKDPSTFEMIRRYCILATKILHAWIFSQKRSVFCRWETIAGVVSGFSTSIISIFFVRLLQQMKFRLPQILAARVRTISFRRTCLLVAYISFVGWLAIQYGKRLGLPEIIVLLKNS, from the exons ATGGATTCTGAGGAGGCCTCTGCGAAGGGCAGCGTGGCCAATTTAATACTCCGGTGGTCTCTGTGTCTCCTTCTCCCTATCCTTGCTTTCTTTTCACTATCGCTTTTCGTCGCTTTCGTCGCCGTTTTCGTCGCCGATTCCTCAATTCCGAGCCCAATTTCCGTGCCCTCTCAGTGCAGGATCGTCTCAAGCA GTGTTGATCTTAAGTCATCTAAGGtgtgtgagcttggattgttcaATTATAAAGCCAAGCATGTGTTTTATCCTTTTGAGGGAAGAAGATTTCGTTGCCGTTATGATTACTACTGGGCTTCAATTTTTAAG GTGGAATACAAAGATCAGTCTTCTGGTCAGACTCAGCTTGCATTAGCTGAGGCTCCAGATGAGGCCCTTCCTCTTAATTGCAGACCTAATTTTGGTGCTGCATGGCTGACCAAAGACAAATTCAAG GTCAATGAAACTTATGACTGCTGGTACACATATGGCATTTCCAAAGTAAGCTTATATCATGATGGTTTCTTCAGTTGCCAAGCTAAAGACCCGTCTACATTTGAGATGATTAGAAGATATTGCATCTT GGCGACGAAGATTTTACACGCCTGGATTTTCAGCCAGAAACGAAGCGTGTTTTGCAGGTGGGAAACCATAGCTGGAGTTGTTAGTGGGTTTTCAACTTCTATCATCTCCATATTCTTTGTTAGACTCCTGCAGCAAATGAAATTTCGGTTGCCTCAGATTTTGGCTGCAAGAGTGCGTACTATCAGTTTCAGGCGCACTTGTTTACTTGTGGCATACATCTCTTTTGTGGGTTGGCTGGCTATCCAGTATGGGAAAAGGCTCGGCCTCCCGGAGATCATCGTTCTTCTTAAGAACTCTTGA